The Megalops cyprinoides isolate fMegCyp1 chromosome 10, fMegCyp1.pri, whole genome shotgun sequence genome window below encodes:
- the LOC118784406 gene encoding uncharacterized protein LOC118784406, with protein sequence MQDLKVPSLLGKSQRVSVDPEVTAYVGGDVTLHCQFVQGKNETKLIQGEWTREPLVQPSEKPLVEKIVVFKEGEETNYPESPLKGRVSLISTSVHDASIKIDNVNKTDEGRYTCTYSTYPSGSMEGTTTLITQVSNPRSPLVPVVVLAILLVIILIGAAAYFIVRKRRSRPKINAVVHRRNTNQPPRTAETEGEDITYADIRHVTPASRGAAFPNTGSEYTEVRHGSQSGSRLQHADPVLYSQNVRVEGGDTTYAQVKRK encoded by the exons ATGCAGGATTTGAAGGTCCCCTCCTTGTTAG GGAAGAGTCAGCGAGTCAGTGTTGATCCAGAGGTTACTGCCTACGTTGGGGGTGATGTCACACTGCACTGTCAGTTTgttcagggaaaaaatgaaaccaagctCATACAGGGTGAATGGACGAGGGAGCCTTTGGTGCAACCATCAGAGAAACCACTGGTGGAAAAGATTGTGGTCTTTAAGGAGGGTGAGGAGACAAATTACCCTGAATCACCCTTGAAAGGAAGAGTCAGTTTAATAAGCACCTCTGTGCATGATGCCTCCATCAAGATCGACAATGTTAATAAAACAGATGAGGGGAGGTATACCTGTACATACAGCACCTACCCTTCCGGCTCCATGGAGGGCACCACCACACTCATCACACAGG tgtcAAATCCTAGGTCACCACTTGTCCCTGTGGTTGTGTTGGCCATTCTGCTGGTTATAATCCTCATTGGAGCAGCAGCATACTTCAtcgtgaggaagaggaggagtag GCCCAAGATCAATGCTGTGGTACATCGCAGAAACACCAACC agccACCCAGGACCGCTGAGACAGAGGGCGAG GACATAACCTACGCGGATATTCGTCACGTTACCCCCGCCAGCAGGGGCGCTGCTTTCCCCAATACCGGCTCAGAATACACTGAGGTCAGGCACGGCAGCCAGTCAGGCTCAAGGCTGCAGCATGCAGACCCAGTTCTGTACTCTCAGAATGTAAGGGTGGAGGGCGGAGACACCACCTATGCACAGGTTAAAAGGAAGTAA